The sequence below is a genomic window from Streptobacillus ratti.
TTTTGGAATTTAGGATATATATTCTTAATGGTGAATAAGCTCCTAAGCTAACTAGATTACAAAACTTCATCTATTTTTTTATCAATTCAAGTAAATTTTTATCACCATAAATTTTTTCCCAATCTGATTCAAATTTTTCTATACTCCAATCTGTGTATGGATGATATATTAATCTTTCAAATACTTCCGTTCCAATTGTAACCGATTTAGCTCCAGCAAGCATTACTTCATGCACTTGTCTAACATTTTTAAATGATGCTCCAAATATCTTGGGTTCAAAAACTCTCTTATATCTTCTAAAACATTCTTCATCACTTATTCTTGTATTATCTAATATTTTTTGTGCATCTTTTACTATTTCTATTCCACTTTCTCCTATATTATCTGATCTATTTATATATGGTGCCATGTATTCTGCTCCAGCTTCTGCTGCCATTATTATTTGTTGTGGTGACAATATCCCTGTTGCTGTTATTTTATATCCTTCTTTTGAAAGTTCTTTCATAGCTTTAATTCCCTGTTCTGTAACAGGTATTTTAGCATATATATTTTCTCCAAAAGTTTTTACTAACAATTTAACTTCTTCTATCATTATTTCAAATGTTTTACCTATTACTTGTATATGTATTAACTTATCTTTACCAAGTATTTCTTGTATTTCTTGAATAATTTCTTTAAAATTTCTATTTTCTTTAGATATTATACTTGGATTAGTAGTTATTCCAATTATAGGGAAAATATCATTTATTTTCTTGATATCTTTTATATTAGCTGTGTCTAAAAAATATTCCATATATTTTTATCCTCCTATTATAACATTTAATCCTTTAGATTCTATATATGTTTTTATTTCTAAGATTCTTTTTTTTGATGGTAATTTAGTATCACTTAACTTATAAATCCTATCTAATAATTCATATTTAGAAACTCCATAATTATGATAAGGTAAAATGTGTAT
It includes:
- a CDS encoding transaldolase family protein; the encoded protein is MEYFLDTANIKDIKKINDIFPIIGITTNPSIISKENRNFKEIIQEIQEILGKDKLIHIQVIGKTFEIMIEEVKLLVKTFGENIYAKIPVTEQGIKAMKELSKEGYKITATGILSPQQIIMAAEAGAEYMAPYINRSDNIGESGIEIVKDAQKILDNTRISDEECFRRYKRVFEPKIFGASFKNVRQVHEVMLAGAKSVTIGTEVFERLIYHPYTDWSIEKFESDWEKIYGDKNLLELIKK